The Micromonospora sp. NBC_00421 genome contains a region encoding:
- a CDS encoding YbaB/EbfC family nucleoid-associated protein, whose translation MALAEKVDRDANQALRARFDEVYGQYQRLRSGVDDLRSELAALRITERSDDGQVTATVGARGELISVELTGAVYHDRDHQALSRKITTTVHRACARASRATQELVATHLPAGSGSVEFLRTGDFGALLGRADAVLRREGERHG comes from the coding sequence GTGGCCTTGGCCGAGAAGGTGGACCGCGATGCGAACCAGGCGCTCCGGGCGCGGTTCGACGAGGTGTACGGCCAATACCAGCGGTTGCGGTCCGGCGTGGACGATCTCCGGTCCGAGCTGGCCGCGCTGCGGATCACCGAGCGTTCGGACGACGGCCAGGTCACCGCGACGGTGGGTGCCCGGGGTGAGCTGATCTCGGTGGAGCTGACCGGTGCCGTCTATCACGACCGCGACCACCAGGCGCTGAGCCGGAAGATCACCACGACCGTGCACCGGGCCTGCGCCCGTGCCAGCCGGGCAACCCAGGAACTGGTGGCCACGCACCTGCCGGCCGGCTCGGGGTCGGTGGAGTTCCTGCGTACGGGCGACTTCGGCGCGCTGCTCGGGCGGGCCGACGCGGTCCTCCGGCGGGAGGGGGAGCGGCATGGGTGA
- a CDS encoding toxin glutamine deamidase domain-containing protein has protein sequence MLPSPIPHPLEYSPWDLPGWAYEALDWVVGVEWPEGNERAVWDLADKWYAMAGALAGPRDDAITAATEVRSGYGGVGAVPEAFEAAWRRLAEGDEAPLPVLLAASTDLGRLVEECGCDIEAAKIEVWIELGLLVVELLALAVAAALTAGAASPAAGAAVTASRLVIQNIFRRLMARLADKALRQGLKEAGERAVKEVARGGVRGLGRQAVKGGLFEAGQEAGVSLATQAYQNSAGRRHGLDLADLGASALGGLAGGAVAPLAGLGRHATGRAARIGEHFGREMTGEVLAEGAAGLVTGQGAMSLEDATRAAVSGVSGSATGQADAALHARLRSLTDASPLSAGLPAPPLPPPAVGDQTTPSVGASGPGQAVAAGSVVGTGGGPGAGVETPLPHDLPVTTDHGRATALGQFDRQAEPAPAAYPPPPGPAAHLSADAAAPPAVVESVASSPTLSSATADQLASPPLADQPASPPLAGRPVETVTTTTAAVTAPPGADTAQAGAAATVTTAGGPTSGPPNHGGAPVAGPHTPPTARDPGPPGIDDSDVDRQGARRFPLLEALAPAPVVSPAPVLSPAPEPIASTPSAGDGPPRPRTPQWYAAKWAAEREALERRRYQGYFESQRHWFEDRRRRDNAGFRREVAREHEARAHRAARRAIQLQREGRLEMAGWYQQIANLEQADSYRELDLADAISNGSIAPEDTFVEDPDDFHRINDDVAELARGAVETGDRSALSGDDDPPPIDRSRRYGEVGGLRPPLALHQTDLERQLPRHPDGSVVRTADPRQGGWFALANDGGPQADPTRGINCLDCTLSLYETWLHGRPRVAAPRTFDGYLQGDVRRPVNGETGGPGRVEEVTGGRFQKLFAVDEGGTPGPAALRRSVERGYRNLHDQLVLGGHGSYAFLITEWEDGGSHAWVALNQNGTVLYLDPQSGAVHDRPLYAHAGRRHPDNVVGVDALILGGDGRPMPLGGLARGRFSVHPDLPDHPPAPDDEQGYGDPYLNRMHLLDGHGSAEQVGPAGGNPERPPAPAGHHADEEPQRVADQSPGGPADRLRELLSSGAGLDAVLSAGLPPAEIAAGADASTIRRLVPHLDEAGAADVARLLGDSRVLRMLDETWRNPPDGQRALALTLVRQLTQRPELARMILTTPELANSLTARPLTLHHLAAHPAAVDALGSLLDEVAVRDADTIARQQPPVPLPTPLSPEQLLVSASVVTTGEDVRQPGFDRRRAVDPAYRATYLDSLYAAAAVAQLELNKLAVDLTYDGGGVVGSAGWRRGPKDRQRAEDKVRKYRGDVSRLRDLAGAKVEFQSLHDLYRALDRLRSYPEARIVRCEDRFVVPQESGYRDVQLVLEMTNGHLAEFRLHLAALDEVAAWEHALYEVRRDLDSLARQDGRTLTGVEWALVTSILRQQQQLFWRALMSTLGET, from the coding sequence GTGCTACCGAGCCCGATTCCGCACCCCCTCGAATACAGCCCGTGGGACCTCCCGGGTTGGGCCTACGAGGCGCTCGACTGGGTGGTCGGCGTGGAATGGCCGGAGGGAAACGAACGCGCCGTCTGGGACCTCGCCGACAAGTGGTACGCCATGGCGGGTGCCCTGGCCGGCCCGCGCGACGACGCGATCACCGCCGCCACCGAGGTCCGCAGCGGATACGGCGGGGTGGGAGCGGTCCCGGAGGCGTTCGAGGCGGCCTGGCGGCGGCTGGCCGAGGGGGACGAAGCCCCGTTGCCGGTGCTGCTCGCGGCCAGCACCGACCTGGGGCGGCTGGTCGAGGAGTGCGGCTGCGACATCGAGGCCGCCAAGATCGAAGTGTGGATCGAGCTCGGTCTCCTGGTCGTCGAGTTGCTCGCCCTCGCCGTCGCCGCCGCGCTCACCGCCGGGGCCGCCTCCCCGGCCGCGGGTGCGGCGGTCACCGCCAGCCGACTCGTGATCCAGAACATCTTCCGTCGGCTGATGGCGCGACTGGCCGACAAGGCGCTCCGGCAGGGGCTCAAGGAAGCGGGCGAGCGGGCCGTCAAGGAGGTGGCCAGGGGCGGAGTGCGCGGGCTCGGCAGGCAGGCGGTCAAGGGGGGTCTGTTCGAGGCCGGGCAGGAGGCCGGCGTCAGTCTGGCGACGCAGGCGTACCAGAATTCCGCCGGTCGCCGGCACGGCCTCGACCTGGCCGACCTCGGTGCGTCGGCGCTCGGTGGGCTGGCCGGTGGCGCGGTCGCGCCGCTGGCGGGTCTGGGACGGCACGCCACCGGCCGGGCGGCCCGGATCGGCGAGCACTTCGGCCGAGAGATGACCGGTGAGGTGCTGGCGGAGGGCGCGGCGGGCCTGGTCACCGGCCAGGGAGCGATGTCGCTGGAGGATGCGACCCGGGCCGCCGTCTCCGGAGTCAGCGGGTCGGCGACCGGGCAGGCGGACGCCGCGCTGCACGCCCGGCTGCGCTCACTGACCGATGCATCCCCATTGTCCGCCGGTCTTCCGGCCCCACCACTGCCGCCTCCGGCCGTGGGTGACCAGACAACGCCGTCTGTCGGCGCGTCCGGGCCGGGACAGGCGGTGGCGGCCGGGTCGGTCGTCGGGACCGGTGGCGGACCAGGCGCTGGTGTCGAGACGCCGTTACCACACGATCTGCCGGTGACGACCGACCACGGTCGCGCCACCGCCCTCGGCCAGTTCGACAGGCAGGCGGAACCCGCCCCGGCGGCATATCCGCCTCCACCCGGGCCGGCCGCCCACCTCTCCGCCGATGCTGCCGCACCGCCGGCCGTCGTCGAGTCGGTGGCGTCCAGCCCCACTCTGTCATCGGCCACCGCGGATCAGTTGGCCTCCCCACCCCTGGCGGATCAGCCAGCCTCCCCACCCCTGGCAGGTCGGCCCGTCGAGACGGTCACGACGACGACCGCTGCGGTCACCGCACCGCCCGGTGCCGACACCGCACAGGCCGGTGCGGCCGCGACCGTGACGACAGCGGGCGGACCGACGTCGGGTCCCCCGAACCACGGCGGCGCACCGGTCGCGGGGCCGCACACCCCGCCGACCGCCCGCGACCCGGGTCCACCGGGCATCGACGACAGCGACGTCGACCGACAGGGTGCCAGGCGGTTCCCGCTCCTGGAGGCGCTGGCACCGGCCCCGGTCGTCTCGCCCGCTCCCGTCCTCTCGCCCGCTCCCGAGCCGATCGCCTCTACACCGTCCGCAGGCGACGGGCCACCGCGCCCGAGAACACCGCAGTGGTACGCCGCCAAGTGGGCGGCGGAACGGGAAGCGCTCGAACGGCGTCGCTACCAGGGTTACTTCGAGTCGCAGCGGCACTGGTTCGAGGACCGGCGGCGAAGAGACAACGCCGGTTTCCGCAGGGAGGTCGCTCGTGAGCACGAAGCCAGGGCACATCGGGCCGCCCGTCGTGCGATTCAGCTGCAGCGTGAAGGCCGTCTTGAGATGGCCGGCTGGTACCAGCAGATCGCGAACCTGGAACAGGCCGACAGCTACCGAGAGCTGGACCTGGCCGACGCGATCAGCAACGGTTCGATTGCCCCGGAAGACACCTTCGTCGAGGATCCTGATGACTTCCACCGCATCAACGACGATGTTGCCGAGTTGGCGAGGGGTGCGGTCGAGACGGGTGACCGGTCGGCGCTGAGCGGTGACGACGATCCGCCGCCCATCGACCGCTCCCGCCGGTACGGGGAGGTCGGTGGACTGCGTCCTCCGCTCGCCCTGCACCAGACCGACCTCGAACGGCAGTTGCCCCGGCATCCGGACGGCAGCGTGGTGCGTACCGCAGACCCCCGGCAGGGCGGGTGGTTCGCGCTGGCCAACGACGGTGGGCCACAGGCCGATCCGACCCGGGGCATCAACTGCCTGGACTGCACCCTGTCCCTGTACGAGACGTGGCTGCACGGTCGGCCCAGGGTTGCCGCGCCTCGTACCTTCGACGGATATCTGCAGGGCGACGTCCGGCGTCCGGTCAATGGCGAGACCGGCGGACCCGGCCGGGTCGAGGAAGTCACCGGCGGACGGTTCCAGAAGCTGTTCGCCGTCGACGAGGGCGGTACACCCGGGCCGGCAGCCCTGCGCCGGTCCGTCGAGCGGGGCTACCGCAACCTGCACGACCAGCTCGTCCTCGGCGGTCACGGCAGCTACGCCTTCCTGATCACCGAGTGGGAGGACGGCGGCTCGCACGCCTGGGTGGCGCTCAACCAGAACGGCACGGTGCTCTACCTCGACCCGCAGTCGGGAGCGGTGCACGACCGTCCGCTCTATGCACATGCCGGTCGGCGGCACCCCGACAACGTCGTCGGCGTCGACGCGTTGATCCTCGGCGGTGACGGCCGACCGATGCCGTTGGGCGGACTGGCCCGGGGGCGGTTCAGCGTCCATCCCGACCTGCCCGACCACCCGCCGGCACCCGACGACGAACAGGGGTACGGCGACCCGTACCTCAACCGGATGCACCTGCTCGACGGGCATGGATCTGCCGAGCAGGTGGGACCAGCGGGCGGGAACCCCGAGCGACCGCCGGCACCTGCCGGCCACCATGCCGACGAGGAACCGCAGCGGGTGGCCGATCAATCACCAGGAGGCCCTGCCGACCGGTTGCGTGAGCTGCTGTCCAGCGGTGCCGGCCTCGATGCCGTCCTCAGCGCCGGTCTGCCGCCCGCAGAGATCGCCGCGGGCGCCGACGCTTCGACCATCCGACGGCTCGTCCCGCATCTGGACGAGGCCGGCGCGGCGGACGTGGCGAGGCTGCTCGGCGATTCGAGGGTCCTGCGGATGCTGGACGAGACCTGGCGCAACCCGCCCGACGGTCAACGAGCCCTCGCCCTGACACTCGTACGACAGTTGACGCAGCGACCAGAACTCGCCCGCATGATCCTGACGACACCCGAACTGGCCAACTCGCTGACCGCACGCCCGCTGACGCTGCACCATCTCGCCGCACATCCAGCAGCAGTCGATGCACTCGGCTCGCTGCTCGACGAGGTGGCTGTGAGGGATGCGGACACCATTGCCAGGCAACAACCACCGGTACCCCTGCCGACACCGCTCTCTCCGGAGCAGCTTCTGGTCAGTGCCAGTGTCGTGACCACCGGCGAGGATGTCCGGCAGCCCGGGTTCGATCGTCGTCGTGCGGTGGACCCGGCCTATCGGGCGACATACCTGGATTCGCTGTATGCCGCCGCTGCGGTGGCTCAACTGGAGTTGAACAAACTCGCCGTCGACCTGACGTACGACGGTGGCGGGGTCGTCGGCTCGGCTGGCTGGCGGCGAGGCCCGAAGGATCGCCAGCGGGCCGAGGACAAGGTCCGTAAGTATCGGGGTGACGTGTCCCGGCTACGGGACCTTGCCGGTGCCAAGGTGGAGTTCCAGTCCCTGCACGATCTCTATCGCGCCCTTGACCGCCTGCGAAGCTATCCCGAAGCCCGGATCGTGCGTTGCGAGGATAGATTCGTCGTCCCGCAGGAGAGTGGTTACCGGGATGTGCAGCTCGTTCTTGAGATGACGAACGGCCATCTCGCCGAGTTCCGGCTGCACCTGGCGGCGCTCGATGAGGTGGCCGCCTGGGAGCATGCCCTCTATGAGGTCCGCCGTGACCTGGATAGCCTTGCTCGTCAGGACGGCCGGACCCTCACCGGGGTGGAGTGGGCACTCGTGACCAGCATTCTGCGTCAGCAGCAACAGTTGTTCTGGCGCGCGTTGATGTCGACACTCGGGGAGACATGA